A DNA window from Corallococcus soli contains the following coding sequences:
- a CDS encoding RNA-binding domain-containing protein, which produces MMRYLREQVRTALEQVHQGRPAHQLEGTTLDFKREGRSLDDFMRDLASDAICFANASGGALVVGVDDKQGGSPAFLGTQLDIDQVRRRIYELTRPSLLVELEEHHFAGVRLLIAFVPQGLEVHSDPQGRSRRRLGNDCLPMSPEDIARLRDERRSFDWSAQPSGRDIQEASPLAIQAARESLAALTDERRDYARLRSPLDLLRTLGLVTQEGELLKAGELLFCDAPPSPAIQYQYRQTPGGEPRAIQRINAPLVLAFDKALGLIRARLNQVPVSLPNGQLLDVADFPALAIREALVNALVHRDYRLQGTVLIEHSPQVFIVTSPGPLVAGVTPENILTHPPKPRNPVLAKASRTLGFAEEAGRGIDRMYREMIRSGRDLPHIETFSDLVQVKLVGGAARTQITRFITQLPEHERDDTDTLLILFWLRRRRTVTALESAPLLQKSALETETILRRLASNEVSILEATRQTARNAHPAYRLRGEVLRELGPAVDYQRRTVDEMDRKVMTHVREYGRVNNRTLQNLFDIDVPRARDVLSDMVERQLLVKTSAQQRGPSVEYGPGPKFPGKARAKKSAASKKTVGKRAAQQASLFQASTPRKPRGRA; this is translated from the coding sequence ATGATGCGGTACCTCCGTGAACAAGTAAGGACCGCGCTGGAGCAGGTCCACCAGGGGCGCCCCGCCCACCAGCTTGAAGGCACCACCCTCGACTTCAAGCGCGAAGGCCGCAGTCTCGATGACTTCATGCGGGACCTTGCGAGTGATGCCATCTGCTTCGCCAATGCGAGTGGCGGGGCACTCGTCGTCGGTGTGGACGACAAGCAGGGAGGCTCGCCCGCCTTTCTAGGAACCCAGCTGGATATCGACCAGGTTCGCAGGCGGATCTATGAGTTGACCCGCCCGTCGCTGCTAGTCGAACTGGAGGAGCACCATTTCGCGGGGGTGCGCTTGCTCATTGCCTTCGTCCCCCAAGGGCTGGAAGTTCATTCGGACCCACAGGGACGCTCCCGTCGAAGGCTAGGCAACGACTGTCTCCCCATGAGCCCGGAGGACATTGCACGGCTGCGCGACGAGCGCCGTAGCTTTGACTGGTCGGCTCAGCCAAGCGGACGCGACATCCAGGAAGCCTCTCCCCTGGCCATCCAAGCCGCGAGGGAAAGCCTGGCTGCTCTCACCGACGAGCGCCGTGACTACGCACGCCTACGAAGCCCGCTGGACCTGCTGCGAACATTGGGGTTGGTCACCCAGGAGGGGGAATTGCTGAAGGCGGGTGAACTGCTCTTCTGCGATGCACCTCCTTCTCCAGCCATTCAGTACCAGTACCGACAGACGCCTGGCGGCGAGCCTCGTGCCATCCAGCGCATCAACGCTCCCCTCGTCTTGGCGTTCGACAAGGCGCTCGGGCTGATCAGGGCCCGGCTCAATCAAGTGCCTGTGTCACTCCCCAACGGGCAGCTCCTGGATGTGGCCGACTTCCCAGCGCTGGCCATCCGGGAAGCCCTCGTCAATGCGCTCGTCCATCGGGACTATCGACTCCAGGGCACGGTGCTCATTGAGCACTCCCCTCAAGTTTTCATCGTGACCTCCCCAGGGCCCCTTGTCGCAGGCGTCACCCCTGAGAACATCCTCACGCACCCGCCCAAGCCCCGGAATCCGGTCCTGGCCAAAGCATCGCGCACCCTCGGCTTCGCCGAGGAGGCTGGCCGTGGCATTGATCGCATGTACCGAGAGATGATCCGTTCAGGTCGTGACCTCCCTCACATCGAAACGTTCAGCGATCTGGTTCAAGTGAAGCTCGTGGGGGGAGCAGCCAGGACCCAGATCACCCGGTTCATCACCCAGCTTCCCGAACATGAACGGGATGACACGGACACACTCCTCATCCTGTTCTGGCTGCGCCGCCGTCGAACAGTCACCGCCCTGGAGTCAGCCCCCTTGCTCCAGAAGTCAGCGTTGGAGACAGAAACCATCTTGCGGCGCTTGGCCAGCAATGAGGTTTCCATCCTGGAAGCCACGCGACAGACCGCACGCAACGCCCATCCCGCCTACCGCCTGCGTGGAGAAGTCCTCAGGGAACTCGGCCCCGCCGTGGACTACCAACGAAGGACGGTGGACGAGATGGACCGGAAAGTCATGACCCACGTCCGCGAATATGGCCGGGTCAACAACCGAACCCTCCAGAACCTGTTCGACATCGATGTTCCCCGAGCGCGGGACGTCTTGTCGGACATGGTGGAGCGGCAGCTACTTGTGAAGACTTCCGCGCAGCAGCGGGGGCCATCCGTGGAGTACGGCCCAGGTCCGAAGTTTCCGGGAAAGGCTCGCGCGAAGAAGAGCGCAGCCTCCAAGAAGACGGTGGGAAAGCGCGCCGCGCAACAGGCCTCCCTGTTCCAAGCTTCGACACCGCGCAAGCCCCGCGGCCGCGCCTGA
- a CDS encoding esterase/lipase family protein gives MRSTWTLSLTAALLMAGCGAEPPASEAPPVEAAVGTAEAALDADLAPYFDAVTTPTNGYNVVGTLTPPSWSWGQIELLEGRQRFRSEYYNPRTQKLRYQDTYQSSDYPLATYFGSLNQQLVDAFNLAYGNSCATAAGSTCPSPGPTKPAARYVLLHKGRATAARTCNVNLTPTLLVHGAIQDANVWMFPNGNNGSGGTYENAAQKTGLVQDLESKGRCVYAVTFGSFHGDNYNHAIHVANAVKRIKALHPGVARVDIVAWSKGVLAADPWLANAATWGGFSTTRLFERLAKEQASQVPPYDDSVRVYVPLSGPHKGIDLNFRHPIHTLTIASTSSNAPVGRGPMPWTYFSAFQCVTWGPEVPWYNNPYAESVCEGAGSMWPDFFRRIYLSNITGLSSTGAPVSASTLQSLNTTQGLAASAFNFDEYNMSLFGAVNDSGKYVTAYPGQLQAAYDLRGTYPIPDRSSYVWDSVDPNENRYFPWLDSKLIYNPLNPFIAAGYMAATDHRVCRTTAYDPVGSPCFAYHAYNTNQNAEGYNISNYAKYRIMQGLGIAAAMEMGGKFITRLAEHGLDPRLKSLYVLYGTAAGAAPYETDGMTSTTSAPRGDGVLFEASIAAMPQLTQGWTAAKKTADAKQEGMAYDHLSMGVTPAVWNKISAHFVSRD, from the coding sequence ATGCGAAGCACCTGGACGTTGTCGCTCACGGCCGCATTGCTGATGGCAGGCTGCGGGGCAGAACCCCCCGCGTCGGAGGCGCCTCCGGTGGAGGCCGCCGTCGGCACGGCGGAGGCCGCGCTGGACGCGGACCTGGCGCCGTACTTCGACGCGGTCACCACGCCGACCAATGGATACAACGTGGTGGGCACGCTGACGCCGCCCTCGTGGTCCTGGGGACAGATCGAGCTGCTGGAGGGGCGCCAGCGCTTCCGCAGCGAGTACTACAACCCGCGCACGCAGAAGCTGCGCTACCAGGACACGTACCAGTCCAGCGACTACCCGCTGGCCACGTACTTCGGTTCGCTCAACCAGCAGCTGGTGGACGCCTTCAACCTGGCCTACGGGAACAGCTGTGCCACGGCGGCGGGCAGCACCTGTCCTTCGCCGGGGCCCACGAAGCCGGCGGCGCGCTACGTGCTTCTGCACAAGGGGCGGGCCACGGCGGCGCGCACCTGCAACGTGAACCTGACGCCGACGCTGCTGGTGCACGGCGCCATCCAGGACGCGAACGTCTGGATGTTCCCCAACGGGAACAACGGTTCGGGCGGCACGTACGAGAACGCGGCCCAGAAGACGGGCCTGGTGCAGGATCTGGAGTCGAAGGGCCGCTGCGTGTACGCGGTGACGTTCGGCTCGTTCCACGGCGACAACTACAACCACGCCATCCACGTGGCCAACGCGGTGAAGCGCATCAAGGCGCTGCACCCGGGCGTGGCGCGGGTGGACATCGTCGCGTGGAGCAAGGGCGTGCTGGCGGCGGACCCGTGGCTGGCGAACGCGGCGACGTGGGGTGGCTTCAGCACCACGCGGCTCTTCGAGCGGCTGGCGAAGGAGCAGGCGTCGCAGGTGCCGCCGTATGACGACTCCGTGCGCGTGTACGTGCCGTTGTCCGGGCCGCACAAGGGCATCGACCTGAACTTCCGCCACCCCATCCACACGCTGACCATCGCGAGCACGTCGTCGAACGCGCCGGTGGGCCGTGGGCCGATGCCGTGGACGTACTTCTCCGCGTTCCAGTGCGTGACGTGGGGCCCGGAAGTGCCCTGGTACAACAACCCGTATGCGGAGAGCGTGTGTGAGGGCGCCGGCAGCATGTGGCCGGACTTCTTCCGCCGCATCTACCTGTCGAACATCACGGGCCTGAGCAGCACGGGTGCGCCGGTGTCCGCGAGCACGCTCCAGTCGCTGAACACCACCCAGGGCCTGGCCGCGAGCGCGTTCAACTTCGACGAGTACAACATGAGCCTGTTCGGCGCCGTGAACGACAGCGGCAAGTACGTCACGGCGTACCCGGGCCAGCTCCAGGCGGCGTACGACCTGCGCGGCACGTACCCGATTCCGGACCGCAGCTCGTACGTGTGGGACAGCGTGGATCCGAACGAGAACCGCTACTTCCCGTGGCTGGATTCGAAGCTCATCTACAACCCGTTGAACCCGTTCATCGCCGCGGGCTACATGGCCGCGACGGACCACCGCGTGTGCCGCACCACCGCGTATGACCCCGTGGGCTCGCCGTGCTTCGCGTACCACGCGTACAACACGAACCAGAACGCGGAGGGCTACAACATCTCCAACTACGCGAAGTACCGCATCATGCAGGGCCTGGGCATCGCGGCGGCGATGGAGATGGGCGGCAAGTTCATCACCCGGCTGGCGGAGCACGGCCTGGATCCGCGCCTGAAGTCGCTCTACGTGCTCTACGGCACGGCGGCCGGCGCGGCGCCCTACGAGACGGACGGCATGACGTCCACGACGTCCGCGCCGCGCGGTGACGGCGTGCTGTTCGAGGCGAGCATCGCGGCGATGCCCCAGCTCACCCAGGGCTGGACCGCGGCGAAGAAGACCGCGGACGCGAAGCAGGAGGGCATGGCGTACGACCACCTGAGCATGGGTGTCACGCCGGCCGTGTGGAACAAGATCTCCGCGCACTTCGTTTCGCGGGATTGA
- a CDS encoding alpha/beta hydrolase, with translation MADSSRKVEKRDIPTARLAVRARLVGEEGFPVIFVHGNCSSSAFFESLLKTLPEGFRGIAPDMRGYGETEPKAIDATRGMRDFSDDLVALMDALSLQRAVFVAHSAGAGMVMQLSLDHPERVAGLVVEAPLSPYGFGGTKDADGTPCWADFAGSGGGTANPDFVQRLKSKDRSTEVPTSPRNVMNGCYVKPPFRHPDEEMLLDSVLNTHVSDELYPGNFTKSDNWPGVAPGTTGMNNAMAPRYYNTSSFAALKNGPDVLWIRGADDAIVSDTSLFDFGFLGKVGAVPGWPGDEKYPPQPMVSQMRGVMERYAKNGGRYREVVLQDTGHSPHLEKTQEFEALLTPFLREHAR, from the coding sequence ATGGCTGACAGTTCCAGGAAGGTCGAGAAGCGGGACATCCCCACGGCACGGCTCGCGGTGCGCGCGAGGCTCGTGGGCGAGGAGGGCTTTCCGGTCATCTTCGTGCACGGTAATTGTTCCTCCTCCGCGTTCTTCGAATCGCTGCTGAAGACGCTGCCCGAGGGCTTCCGGGGCATCGCGCCGGACATGCGCGGCTACGGGGAGACGGAGCCCAAGGCCATCGACGCGACGCGCGGCATGCGTGACTTCAGCGACGACCTGGTGGCGCTGATGGACGCGCTGTCGCTCCAGCGCGCGGTGTTCGTGGCGCACTCGGCCGGCGCGGGCATGGTGATGCAGCTGTCCCTGGACCACCCGGAGCGCGTGGCGGGCCTCGTGGTGGAGGCGCCCCTGTCGCCCTATGGCTTCGGCGGCACGAAGGACGCGGACGGCACGCCGTGCTGGGCGGACTTCGCGGGCTCCGGCGGTGGCACGGCCAACCCGGACTTCGTGCAGCGGCTGAAGTCGAAGGACCGCTCCACGGAGGTGCCCACGTCGCCTCGCAACGTGATGAACGGCTGCTACGTGAAGCCCCCGTTCCGCCACCCGGACGAGGAGATGCTCCTGGATTCGGTGCTGAACACGCACGTGTCGGATGAGCTGTACCCGGGCAACTTCACCAAGTCCGACAACTGGCCGGGCGTGGCGCCGGGCACCACGGGCATGAACAACGCCATGGCGCCGCGCTACTACAACACGTCGTCCTTCGCGGCGTTGAAGAACGGGCCGGACGTGCTGTGGATCCGCGGCGCGGACGACGCCATCGTTTCAGACACGTCACTGTTCGACTTCGGCTTCCTGGGCAAGGTGGGCGCGGTGCCTGGCTGGCCCGGGGATGAGAAGTACCCGCCGCAGCCCATGGTGTCGCAGATGCGCGGCGTGATGGAGCGCTACGCGAAGAACGGTGGCCGCTACCGCGAGGTCGTCCTCCAGGACACCGGCCACAGCCCGCACCTGGAGAAGACGCAGGAGTTCGAGGCCCTGCTCACGCCCTTCCTGCGCGAGCACGCCCGCTAG
- a CDS encoding acyl-CoA synthetase: MFIGDWMGRGALYWPEAVAVVDVARKDAGRFTYRRMNARATALAGWLRDVAGVQRGDRVGIVALNGVEHLDALFACGKLGAIFVPYNWRLHAAELAEGVRSIRPRVLLFGDDFRDAAAQVREHVGDGLRLVALDAQGLPGAEAYAKVLEHVTAAPVTNEAVSEEDILCLIFTGGTTGKSKGAKVSYRMVAWNTLNTLVHEIRQGDVTVTHTPLFHTGGLLVYTLPLLTVGGTVVLMRRWDAEEMLGLVAKEKVTLFFAVPTQYQQMMDSPRWRGTDFSSVRFVTSGGAPLPVPLLQAWQAVHPVPFKQGFGMTEFGPGIFSMGPEFAVSKAGSIGRPNYFIDAKLVDDAGQDVPVGGVGELVLKGPSMCSGYFEDDAATREAIDADGWFHTGDLARVDAEGFFTIAGRKKDMFISGGENVYPLELESVLYEHAAVQQCAVVGVPDAKWGEAGRAFVVLKADAQATAESLLEHLKGRVARFKVPKRVELVKALPVSPAGKILKRELREQAIAADARDAS, translated from the coding sequence ATGTTCATCGGGGATTGGATGGGGCGGGGCGCCCTCTACTGGCCGGAGGCGGTGGCCGTGGTGGACGTGGCCCGCAAGGACGCGGGCCGCTTCACCTACCGGCGGATGAACGCGCGCGCCACGGCGCTCGCGGGCTGGCTGCGGGACGTGGCCGGCGTGCAGCGCGGCGACCGCGTGGGCATCGTCGCGCTCAACGGCGTGGAGCACCTGGACGCCCTCTTCGCGTGCGGGAAGCTGGGCGCCATCTTCGTGCCCTACAACTGGCGGCTGCACGCGGCGGAGCTGGCCGAGGGCGTGCGCTCCATCCGCCCGCGCGTGCTGCTGTTCGGGGATGACTTCCGGGATGCGGCGGCGCAGGTGCGCGAGCACGTGGGCGACGGCCTGCGCCTGGTGGCGCTGGATGCGCAGGGGCTGCCCGGCGCGGAAGCCTACGCGAAGGTGCTGGAGCACGTGACCGCGGCCCCGGTCACGAACGAAGCGGTGAGCGAGGAGGACATCCTCTGTCTCATCTTCACCGGCGGCACCACCGGCAAGTCCAAGGGCGCGAAGGTGTCCTACCGGATGGTGGCGTGGAACACGCTCAACACGCTGGTGCATGAAATCCGGCAGGGCGACGTGACGGTGACGCACACGCCGCTGTTCCACACCGGCGGACTGCTCGTGTACACGCTGCCGCTGCTCACCGTGGGCGGCACCGTGGTGCTGATGCGGCGGTGGGACGCGGAGGAGATGCTCGGCCTCGTGGCGAAGGAGAAGGTGACGCTCTTCTTCGCGGTGCCCACGCAGTACCAGCAGATGATGGACTCACCGCGCTGGCGCGGGACGGACTTCTCCTCCGTGCGCTTCGTCACCAGCGGCGGGGCGCCCCTGCCGGTGCCGCTGCTCCAGGCGTGGCAGGCGGTGCACCCGGTGCCCTTCAAGCAGGGCTTCGGGATGACGGAGTTCGGCCCCGGCATCTTCAGCATGGGGCCGGAGTTCGCGGTGTCGAAGGCGGGCTCCATCGGCCGGCCCAACTACTTCATCGACGCGAAGCTGGTGGATGACGCGGGCCAGGACGTGCCCGTGGGCGGGGTGGGCGAGCTGGTGCTCAAGGGCCCGTCCATGTGCTCGGGCTACTTCGAGGACGACGCCGCGACCCGGGAGGCCATCGACGCGGACGGCTGGTTCCACACCGGGGACCTGGCGCGCGTGGACGCCGAAGGCTTCTTCACCATCGCGGGGCGCAAGAAGGACATGTTCATCTCCGGAGGGGAGAACGTGTACCCGCTGGAGCTGGAGTCGGTGCTCTACGAGCACGCCGCAGTGCAGCAGTGCGCGGTGGTGGGCGTGCCGGACGCGAAGTGGGGCGAGGCGGGCCGGGCCTTCGTGGTGCTCAAGGCGGACGCGCAGGCCACGGCGGAGTCGCTGCTGGAGCACCTGAAGGGGCGGGTGGCGCGCTTCAAGGTGCCCAAGCGCGTGGAGCTGGTGAAGGCCCTGCCGGTGTCGCCCGCCGGGAAGATCCTCAAGCGGGAGCTGCGCGAGCAGGCCATCGCGGCGGACGCGCGAGACGCTTCGTGA
- a CDS encoding 3-oxoacyl-ACP synthase III family protein, with protein sequence MRYANILSTGRYVPEKLLTNADVEAILGEKVDEWLQTNVGIKQRHVMADDQATSDLAVAAAKEALARAKVDPKDLDLVLVASDTPDYLSPGTSSVVQAKLGAINAGTYDINAACAGWVTALDVASKTISADDSYQRILVVGAYGMTRYVNWKDKKTCTLFADGAGAVVLGASDAPGFLGAKLLANGEYHDALGIYTGGTNRPATAETLKLTDGKPAVQFVRKFPSTFNTERWPMLLDTLLKRADQTLDDVKLFVFTQLNLRTIEATMKALNQPMAKAHYTMDKWGYTGSACIPMTLDDAVVQGKVKKGDLVAFCASGGGLAMASALYRWTA encoded by the coding sequence ATGCGTTACGCGAACATCCTGTCCACCGGCCGCTACGTCCCCGAGAAGCTGCTCACCAACGCCGACGTGGAGGCCATCCTGGGCGAGAAGGTGGACGAGTGGCTCCAGACGAACGTGGGCATCAAGCAGCGCCACGTGATGGCGGATGATCAGGCGACCAGCGACCTGGCCGTGGCCGCCGCGAAGGAGGCCCTGGCCCGCGCGAAGGTGGACCCCAAGGACCTGGACCTGGTGCTGGTGGCCAGCGACACGCCGGACTACCTGAGCCCCGGCACGTCGTCGGTGGTGCAGGCGAAGCTGGGCGCCATCAACGCGGGCACCTACGACATCAACGCGGCGTGCGCGGGCTGGGTGACGGCGCTGGACGTGGCGTCGAAGACGATTTCGGCGGACGACAGCTACCAGCGCATCCTGGTGGTGGGTGCCTACGGGATGACCCGGTACGTGAACTGGAAGGACAAGAAGACCTGCACGCTCTTCGCGGACGGCGCGGGAGCGGTGGTGCTGGGCGCGTCCGACGCGCCGGGCTTCCTGGGCGCGAAGCTGCTGGCGAACGGCGAGTACCACGACGCGCTGGGCATCTACACGGGCGGCACGAACCGGCCCGCCACGGCGGAGACGCTGAAGCTCACCGACGGCAAGCCCGCGGTGCAGTTCGTGCGCAAGTTCCCCTCCACGTTCAACACCGAGCGCTGGCCCATGCTGCTGGACACGCTGCTCAAGCGCGCGGACCAGACGCTGGACGACGTGAAGCTGTTCGTCTTCACGCAGCTGAACCTGCGCACCATCGAAGCCACCATGAAGGCGCTCAACCAGCCCATGGCCAAGGCGCACTACACGATGGACAAGTGGGGCTACACGGGCTCCGCCTGCATCCCGATGACGCTCGATGACGCGGTGGTGCAGGGCAAGGTGAAGAAGGGCGACCTCGTGGCCTTCTGCGCCAGCGGCGGTGGCCTGGCCATGGCGTCCGCGCTGTACCGCTGGACGGCGTAG
- a CDS encoding TetR/AcrR family transcriptional regulator, giving the protein MNRPSTSERVPVTPRGQRTRQKLLKAAEAVFGDKGYERASIADLTRKASVALGTFYVYFPDKQSIFVEVVDELGARLRRLIAESTAACTTRLEVEREGLRAFFQFVRQHPNLYRVVRQAEFVDADCYRRYYDRFAKGYVRGLTQAMEAGEVRRMDPEALAYCLMGIGDFLGMRWVLWEEDMGLERVLDTAMTLLTHGLPSGAPVLKAVPPPKAPKAVVKSPSKSPSSPSPRPRRPARGPRS; this is encoded by the coding sequence ATGAATCGCCCTTCAACTTCAGAACGCGTTCCGGTGACACCCCGTGGCCAGCGGACGCGGCAGAAGTTGTTGAAGGCGGCGGAGGCGGTGTTCGGGGACAAGGGCTACGAGCGCGCGTCCATCGCGGACCTCACGCGCAAGGCCAGCGTCGCGCTGGGCACCTTCTACGTGTACTTCCCGGACAAGCAGTCCATCTTCGTGGAGGTGGTGGACGAGCTGGGGGCGCGCCTGCGCCGCCTCATCGCGGAGTCCACCGCCGCGTGCACCACGCGCCTGGAGGTGGAGCGCGAGGGCCTGCGCGCCTTCTTCCAGTTCGTGCGCCAGCACCCCAACCTGTACCGCGTGGTGCGGCAGGCGGAGTTCGTGGACGCGGACTGCTACCGCCGCTACTACGACCGCTTCGCCAAGGGCTACGTGCGCGGCCTCACGCAGGCCATGGAGGCCGGCGAGGTGCGCCGCATGGACCCGGAGGCGCTCGCCTACTGCCTGATGGGCATTGGCGACTTCCTGGGCATGCGCTGGGTGCTCTGGGAGGAGGACATGGGCCTGGAGCGCGTGCTGGACACGGCGATGACGCTCCTGACCCACGGCCTGCCCTCCGGTGCTCCCGTCCTCAAGGCCGTCCCGCCCCCCAAGGCTCCCAAGGCCGTCGTGAAGTCCCCTTCGAAGTCTCCTTCGTCTCCTTCCCCCAGGCCCCGCCGTCCGGCGCGCGGCCCCCGGAGCTGA
- a CDS encoding Lrp/AsnC family transcriptional regulator, protein MDALDYRILDLLQRDGRATQLELSRRVKLSQPAVAERIRKLEERGVITGYTARVDATQLGKDITAFIGVSIEHPKHFEGFAKKVAEMPDVLEAHRVAGQDSYVLKVKTDNTRTLDSLLVETLRTIPGVTRTSTTIVLSTLKEDTHVRVPEAKLNGA, encoded by the coding sequence ATGGACGCCCTGGATTATCGCATCTTGGACCTGCTTCAACGCGATGGCCGGGCCACGCAGCTGGAGCTGTCACGGCGGGTGAAGCTGTCCCAGCCGGCGGTGGCCGAGCGCATCCGCAAGCTGGAGGAGCGCGGGGTCATCACCGGCTACACGGCGCGGGTGGACGCGACGCAGCTGGGCAAGGACATCACCGCCTTCATCGGGGTGAGCATTGAACACCCCAAGCACTTCGAGGGCTTCGCCAAGAAGGTGGCGGAGATGCCGGACGTGCTGGAGGCGCACCGGGTCGCGGGTCAGGACTCGTACGTGCTGAAGGTGAAGACGGACAACACGCGGACGCTGGACTCGCTGCTGGTGGAGACGCTGCGCACCATCCCGGGCGTCACCCGCACGAGCACCACCATCGTCCTGTCGACCCTGAAGGAGGACACGCACGTGCGTGTCCCCGAAGCGAAGTTGAACGGAGCATGA
- a CDS encoding PLP-dependent aminotransferase family protein has product MSADAMSAPLPPPPAYRLSQRMSRMKTSAVREILKIAERPDILSFAGGLPAPELFPLDAIAKAFEETFAAEGRPALQYSTTEGFAPLREWISAHLARKGHHTHADQVLITSGSQQGLDLVGKVLLDPGDLVVVEDPSYLAALQTFGGYEVEFATVRSDDAGMDTDDLAALVKKRQPKLLYVIPNFQNPKGTTLSLERRRALVRLAQEHRFIILEDDPYGELRFKGVHLPSLASMDDQGVVLSLSTFSKTLAPGLRLGWVTGPRPLLKALTIAKQATDLHTATLAQRATARLLATFDYPGHIAALMPVYAERANAMLAALEQHMPQGTKWTRPDGGMFLWVELPGGLDAATLLPRAVEQKVAFVPGAPFFANAQQAQFMRLNYSNRPPDLIAEGMRRLGSVISDAL; this is encoded by the coding sequence ATGAGCGCGGACGCAATGAGTGCACCCCTGCCCCCTCCTCCGGCCTACCGGCTGTCCCAGCGCATGTCCCGGATGAAGACGTCCGCGGTGCGTGAAATCCTCAAGATCGCGGAGCGCCCGGACATCCTGTCCTTCGCGGGCGGGCTGCCCGCCCCGGAGCTCTTCCCGCTGGACGCCATCGCCAAGGCGTTCGAGGAGACCTTCGCCGCCGAAGGTCGCCCGGCGCTCCAGTACAGCACCACGGAGGGCTTCGCCCCCTTGCGCGAGTGGATCTCCGCGCACCTGGCCCGGAAGGGGCACCACACCCACGCCGACCAGGTGCTCATCACCAGCGGTTCGCAGCAGGGCCTGGACCTCGTGGGCAAGGTGCTGCTGGATCCGGGCGACCTGGTGGTGGTGGAGGACCCCAGCTACCTGGCGGCGCTCCAGACCTTCGGCGGCTACGAGGTGGAGTTCGCCACCGTGCGCAGCGACGACGCGGGCATGGACACGGACGACCTGGCCGCGCTGGTGAAGAAGCGCCAGCCGAAGCTGCTCTACGTCATCCCCAACTTCCAGAACCCCAAGGGCACCACCCTGTCGCTGGAGCGCCGCAGGGCGCTGGTGCGGCTTGCGCAGGAGCACCGCTTCATCATCCTGGAGGACGACCCGTACGGCGAGCTGCGCTTCAAGGGCGTCCACCTGCCGTCGCTGGCGTCGATGGACGACCAGGGCGTGGTGCTGTCGCTGTCCACCTTCTCCAAGACGCTGGCCCCCGGCCTGCGCCTGGGCTGGGTGACGGGGCCGCGCCCGCTGCTCAAGGCGCTCACCATCGCCAAGCAGGCCACCGACCTGCACACCGCCACGCTCGCGCAGCGCGCCACCGCGCGCCTGCTGGCCACCTTCGACTACCCGGGCCACATCGCCGCGCTGATGCCCGTCTACGCCGAGCGCGCCAACGCGATGCTCGCCGCGCTGGAGCAGCACATGCCCCAGGGCACGAAGTGGACCCGGCCCGACGGCGGCATGTTCCTCTGGGTGGAGCTGCCGGGCGGGCTGGACGCCGCCACGCTGCTGCCCCGCGCCGTCGAACAGAAGGTCGCCTTCGTCCCCGGCGCGCCCTTCTTCGCCAACGCGCAGCAGGCCCAGTTCATGCGCCTGAACTACTCCAACCGCCCGCCCGACCTCATCGCCGAGGGCATGCGCCGGCTGGGCTCCGTCATCTCCGACGCGCTCTAG
- a CDS encoding SDR family oxidoreductase produces the protein MQLKDLKIIVTGGAQGMGAHFAQRIHEAGGQVAVGDVNEERLAELPQGIHRRKLDVSNEQDVIDFVQWAHGAMGGLNGLINNAGILRDALLVKKDRTTGQVKKLSTADWNAVIGVNLTGATLMVREVVTKMVETDQRPGVIVNMSSIARHGNRGQSNYVSAKAALAANTVTWSREFAPFGIRVGAIAPGMIETPMTQGMNQKARDALVASIPVNRIGLPEDIWVAVKFVIECDYFNGRTIDVDGGLNF, from the coding sequence ATGCAGCTGAAGGACCTGAAGATCATCGTGACGGGTGGCGCGCAGGGCATGGGCGCGCACTTCGCCCAGCGCATCCACGAAGCGGGCGGCCAGGTGGCCGTGGGCGACGTCAACGAGGAGCGACTGGCGGAGCTGCCCCAGGGCATCCACCGCCGCAAGCTGGACGTGTCCAACGAGCAGGACGTCATCGACTTCGTGCAGTGGGCCCACGGCGCGATGGGCGGCCTCAACGGCCTCATCAACAACGCGGGCATCCTGCGCGACGCGCTGCTGGTGAAGAAGGACCGCACCACGGGCCAGGTGAAGAAGCTGTCCACCGCGGACTGGAACGCCGTCATCGGCGTCAACCTCACGGGCGCCACGCTGATGGTGCGCGAGGTGGTGACGAAGATGGTGGAGACGGACCAGCGCCCCGGCGTCATCGTCAACATGTCGTCCATCGCGCGGCACGGCAACCGCGGCCAGTCCAACTACGTGTCCGCCAAGGCCGCGCTCGCGGCGAACACCGTCACCTGGTCGCGCGAGTTCGCCCCCTTCGGCATCCGCGTGGGCGCCATCGCCCCGGGCATGATTGAAACGCCGATGACGCAGGGCATGAACCAGAAGGCCCGCGACGCGCTGGTGGCCTCCATCCCGGTGAACCGCATCGGCCTGCCGGAGGACATCTGGGTGGCGGTGAAGTTCGTCATCGAATGCGACTACTTCAACGGGCGCACCATCGACGTGGACGGCGGCCTCAACTTCTAG